A window of Candidatus Latescibacter sp. genomic DNA:
TCTACGTTCATTTCATCACTTAATCGGATAGTTTCAACCGCCGCTTTCTTTTTATGCAGGCGTATATAAGCATTGTTGAGCTTGGGATCATAAGATAATTTCATGAACATCCCCCTATTGCGCCAAATAGCTCATCACAAACTGGTCGATATCGCCGTCCATGACTGCCTGGATGTTGGAGGTTTCGGTCCCGGTGCGGAGGTCTTTCACCATGGTATAGGGCTGGAAAACGTAGGAACGTATCTGGCTGCCCCATTCTATTTTTTTCTGATCCTTGGTGTACTCGGCCTGTTTCTTTTCCTCTTCCTCTTTACGGAGCTGGTATAATTTCGACTGGAGAACTTTCATGGCGAACGATTTGTTTTTATGCTGGCTTCGCTCGTTCTGGCACTGCACCACGATTCCGGTCGGCAGATGAGTAATCCGGACAGCCGAAGAGGTTTTGTTGACATGCTGGCCTCCGGCGCCTGAAGAACGGTAGACATCGATCTTCAGGTCCTTATCGTCGATCTCCAACTCGGCGGTTTCCTCGATCTCGGGGAGCACGCTTACCGAAGCGAAAGAGGTATGACGGCGGGCGTTTGCATCAAAGGGACTGATACGAACCAGGCGGTGCACTCCGCTCTCGGCTTTCAGATACCCGTAGGCGTAGTCTCCTTT
This region includes:
- a CDS encoding DUF2283 domain-containing protein; the encoded protein is MKLSYDPKLNNAYIRLHKKKAAVETIRLSDEMNVDISPDGTVYGIELLNANEQLRI
- the prfB gene encoding peptide chain release factor 2 (programmed frameshift), producing MSVQTMKIEELKSRLDDLRGIFDPDRKREELEKLYARREMPNFWGDRRAAQGVIDQITMREKPLKALLDLQTSLDDVSVLQDLAEEENDETVFREVSTALDTLDEKISSLEFQTMLGGADDPKNAILSINSGAGGTESQDWTAMLLRMYTRWMERRGFEYEELDIQSGQEAGIKSVTLLVKGDYAYGYLKAESGVHRLVRISPFDANARRHTSFASVSVLPEIEETAELEIDDKDLKIDVYRSSGAGGQHVNKTSSAVRITHLPTGIVVQCQNERSQHKNKSFAMKVLQSKLYQLRKEEEEKKQAEYTKDQKKIEWGSQIRSYVFQPYTMVKDLRTGTETSNIQAVMDGDIDQFVMSYLAQ